A window of Candidatus Poribacteria bacterium genomic DNA:
CTTGTCAAGGACATAAGCGGTACCGCCCGTCATCCCTGCTCCAAAGTTTCTACCTGTTTCACCCAGAATTACGACGGTTCCCGCGGTCATGTATTCACACCCATGGTCTCCAACGCCTTCCACAACAGCAGTGGCACCACTATTTCGGACACAGAACCGCTCACCGGCTCTGCCTGCTGCATAAAGCGCACCATCTGTAGCACCATACAACACCGTATTTCCGATGATTGTATTTTCATAAGTTTCAAACGGTGCGGTTGACGCGGGTTTGATAATCAGTTCTCCACCCGCCAGACCTTTACCTACATAGTCATTGGCTTCTCCCATCAACACCAATTGCACACCGCTGATACAGAAAGCACCGAAACTTTGCCCGGCACTGCCCTTAAAGTTGCACTGAATCGTTCTGTCAGGCAAGCCAGCATCGCCATAGCATACAGCGATTTCACCGGATAACTTCGCTCCCACTGTGCGGTGTGTATTCTGGATAGGATAGGAGAGTTGGATTGAGGTTTTCTGCGCGATTGCTTCCTCTGCGTCCTCCAAAATCTGATCATCAAGAGAAACGCCATCTCGATCATTTCGTTCCTGCAGGTGATAACGGGGTTGTGTTCCAGTTGGATCCGCAGGCATCAGGATCTCACTCAAGTCCAGCGTGTCCGCTTTCGGGTAATCTGCTAAATCGACGGGTTGAAGCAATTCCGGACGCCCAATAATGTCGTTCAAACTTCGGTGTCCAAGGTTAGCAAGAATGGCTCGGACCTCGTTTGCAACACCGAGCATGAAATTTACAACCATTTCAGGAGTACCGGGATATTTCGCACGGAGTGCTGGATCTTGCGTAGCGACACCGACTGGACAGGTATTTAAGTGGCACTGACGCGCCATCACACATCCCGTTGCGACCATTGCTATCGTCCCAAAGCCATATTCTTCTGCTCCCAGCATCGCAGCGATGACAATATCACGTCCAGAACGCATCCCGCCATCCGCCCGTAATACCACACGATCTCGCAATTCATTTTCTACGAGTGAGCGCTGTGTTTCCGCGATTCCAAGTTCCCACGGAGTGCCCGCGTTTTTAATGGAACTAAGCGGGGAGGCACCGGTGCCCCCTTCATGTCCGCTGACTTGGATGACATCAGCGTAGCCCTTTGCTACTCCCGATGCAATCGTTCCAACCAGAAATTCGGATACCAGTTTCACAGCGACCTTGGCGCGCGGATTCGCTTGCTTCAGATCATAGATGAGCTGCGCTAAATCCTCAATAGAATAGATATCATGATGCGGGGGCGGCGAGATGAGCGGCACGCCCGGTACGGAGTGTCGAATAGAAGCAATTTCGGCTGTTACCTTATGTCCTGGAATCTGTCCACCCTCTCCCGGTTTCGAGCCTTGCGCCATCTTGATTTCCAATTCCTTCGCTGAAGCGAGGTAGGTCGGGGTCACACCGAAGCGTCCAGATGCCACCTGTTTGATAGCACTGGAGGCAAGGTCGCCGTTGGGTTGTGGCTTGAAGCGTGCGCTACTTTCACCGCCTTCTCCACTTCCCGATTTCGCGCCGAGGCGATTCATCGCTACTGCTAAGGTCTCATGTGTCTCACGACTTAACGCCCCGAACGACATACTACCGGTTGTAAAACGCCGAACAATATCTTCGGCTGGCTCTACCTCCTCAATCGGGATGGGAGTGCTGGGTTTGAAGGCGAGGAGGTCTCGTAGACTGGAGGGTTCTCCTTCTTCAATAGCGGCAACGTATTTCTCATAATCCTCCGACTCACCTCCCTTGACAAACTTGTGAAGTGATTTAAACACCGCCGGATTGAACGCATGGAATTCGCCGTTTCTACGGAATCGAAAATAACCTGCCTCTTCCAGTGATATATCGCCATCGCTTCCGGAAAATGCTTTTGCATGGAAGTGGAGCGTCTCCGCGGCAATTTCATCAAACCCGATGCCGCTTAAGCGCGAGGTTGTGCCCGTAAAGCACTTATCAATGACCGTTGCATTAATACCGAGTGCCTCAAAAATCTGAGCACCGCGGTAACTGGACACTGTTGAGATCCCCATTTTTGCCATGATTTTCAGGATCCCTTTTTCGACGGTTTCTTTATAGGTTTCAATGGCTTTCGGTGTTGTGAGTTCCTCTTCAAATTCACCATCCTCGACAAGTTGAGCAATCGTTGAGAACGCGAGATAAGGATTGATTGCACCTGCTCCGTAACCGAGGAGAACGGCGAAATGGTGTTCTTCTCTCGCATCTCCTGTTTCGGCGATGAGGCTTGCCCGCATCCGCTTTCCTTCTCGAATCAGATGGTGATGGACAGCCCCAACAGCAAGTGCCATCGGAATTGGTGCGGTATCAGGACCAACATCTTTGTCGCTTAGCACAAGCAGGGTTTTCCCAGCATCAACTGCCTCAGAGGCACGTTGGCACAATTCTTCCAGTGCGGTTCCTAAGCCTTGTTTGCCAGAGGCTACCGGGAAGCACACGGAGAGTGTTGCTATCTGAAAATCGGGTATATCAAGATCTCGTAACGCTTGTAAATCCTCATTTGTCAAGACGGGTGAGGACAACCGAATGAGCCGCGCATGTGCTGGTGTCTCTGTAAGTAAACTGTACCGCCGCCCAAGGTAAGTTGTGAGCGACATCACCAAGCGTTCCCGGATTGAGTCAATGGGTGGATTTGTAACCTGTGCGAAACGTTGCTTAAAATAATTGTAGAGCGATCGGGGATTCCGAGAAATCACAGCGGGTGGTGTGTCGTCACCCATTGAACCGACTGCTTCTTTTGCCTGTGTTACCATCGGCTTGATAAATCGTTCTACATCCTCAATCATATAGCCGAAAGCCTTCTGGTATGTCGCCAGCTGCTCAGGAGTGGTATCTATCGTTACGCTTGAATCGGTTTTTTCGGTTGGGAGTGTTACGATACCCTTCTTTACCCACTCAGCATAAGGTTTCCGTTTCGCAACGTTATGTTTAATCTCTGAATCTTTTATTAATTTTCCTTGGGCTGTATCGACGGCTATCATCTGCCCAGGTCCTAAACGTCCTTTCTCTACGACCCCACTATCATCAAGTCCAATGATACCAACCTCGGATCCCATGACAACGGTTCCGTCTTCTGTGACTTTATAGCGTGCGGGTCGTAGTCCATTTCTATCCAGACTTGCACCGACGATAACACCGTCTGTAAACGCGACCGCTGCGGGTCCGTCCCAAGGTTCACTGACACATGAAAGGTATTCATAGCAGTTTTTCAACACGTCCGGCATATCTGGAATCTGCTCATACGCTTCAGGAATCAGACACATCATAGCATGTAGGATATCACGACCAGAGTGTGTTAGCAACTCTAAGACGTTATCCAAGCTCATTGAATCACTTCCGTGTTGGTTGATAATTGGGACGAGTTTCTGGATATGTTCGTTCCAGAGGGGGGACTGCAAGTCGGCTTCGCGCGCCCTCATCCAATTGCGATTGCCCATCAAGGTGTTGATTTCACCGTTGTGTGCGAGCGTATGAAAGGGTTGCGCAAGCATCCACGTGGACGAGGTATTGGTGCTGTAGCGTTGGTGGAAGACAGCAAGTGCTGCCTGAAAATCTGGATCCCTTAGATCTGGATAAAAGTGATCAAGTTGGGGTGCTACCAGCAATCCCTTATAGACAACGGTTCGATGCGAAAAAGAGGCGATATGGAATTCATCAAGTCCAGCCGCCGCGACCCGGTGTTCCAACTCTTTGCATATCAGATACAAACGTTGTTCAAAAGCATCATCGGTAAGTTGTTCTGGACGTCCTACCAATACCTGTTGAATCTCCGGCAGTGTTTCCAGTGCCTTAGCACCGAGTGCGGAAAGATCCTGAGGGACCGAACGCCATCCGAGAAGGGGAACACCGTAGTGTTGTAGTGTCTTTTCAACGATCGCGCGTCCCCGATCCTGAGCGTCCTTGTCATGCCTTGGCAGGAAAATCATCCCGACACCCATGTCATTTATCGAATTCAGGTGGACTCCAAGCTTCTCAAGTGCTTTTTGAAATATTTTCTCCGGAATTTGTGTTAGAATACCTGCTCCGTCGCCTGTCTTTGCATCAGCCGCTACGGCACCTCGGTGCGTCAGATTTGTGACCGCTTGCGTTGCCATCTTAATAATCTCATGACTCCGACTTCCGAAGCGGTTCGCAACAAAACCAACGCCACAGGCATCTTTTTCTCTTAAATCATTATACATTTGTAAATTGACTCTCCATACATCCTTCTATAATTTCTTTTGCATTGGCATTGTAGAGCGACCGCTCCATTCCACGTGATTCCATCTTTAATCTGCCGAGCGAGGTTTGCGTGCCTTAACCCCACCCTTTTCTCAAAGGTACAAACGAGCGAAAAACGGACTTCGCTTTCAAGGGCTGGATAGGGTGTTTCGCACGGCTTAAATCGGACGCTGACTACTCGTATCCTGCCAGAGGTAGCGCGCCCCAAGGCAAGAGAGCCTTTGGAATCAACGGCGATCCGCGATCGCGTCAACGATGATTCGCGACCGGTTTGGCGGGCTTACATGCTTCGGTTCGGTTCTCAATCTTTGAGCCAAAACCATCTGCTATTCTTAATATTATACTTTAATCTAAACTAAAAGTCAAGAAATTCCCTAAACTGAGCCTTGCTACTTTCTCGCCAATCCACTATAGCATAAGCGACTGCTTTTGTCAAATTTAGCGACAAGGAGGTTGAAAAAGGGCATCTCTGAACTGAGATTTATGGGATTTAGGAATTATAAGGAGGTGTAAATATTTTGTCAATATACCATAGTCAAAAAGAGTTTTTAATCTTTTTCCTAATGAAAATGTAAAAAATTTACCATTTACTATTAACTTTTTGAGTTTCATCCTTATAAGTAATATAGTGGATATTTGTCTGTATCATTATGCAAAATTTCATGTCCCGTCTATAAGGGAAACCGAAGGTACATTTTTCGGTTGACGGGCTCCGAAAAAAAATAATAAAGGAGAAACCCATGAAAACGATGATGCGTCTGAAAGATGGTATTCCGATTTTGGAACCCCACGGTAAAATTGTCGGTCCTGCGGTATCGGAATTGCGAGAGAAACTCGCGTTAGAGTTATTAGACGCTTCCCATACGCCCTGCTTTCTTATCAATTTCGAGCACGTTCACAAGATAGATAGTTCGGGTCTCGGCATGCTGGTAAATGTGCATGTTATCGCGGCGCAGATGAAAAGTCGTATCGGTATTATCAATGTGGGGCGACACATTAAGAGTTTCCTCGTCCTAAGTCGGCTGATGAATATTTTTGAACATTTTGAGAGCGAGGATGCTGCGATTTCGGCACTCACCAGCGATTGAGGCAGAGAAACCGTTTTGAAAGATTTTGAAATTCACATTGATTTTTCTCGTTAAAAATTATAGAATAGATAAACGGTCAATGGATTTTGATAGTGGCACGACAAATGCCTGCTGTCAAGGTAGCATATCGCACGTCAAGGACTTGTTTTCATGGAGGGCAAATTCATGAAATTGAGATGTCAATTGAAAGGCATAAAATGCCCACGTTATAAGCATCATGGGGTTTTCCATCCTGATGACGAAACGGTAAAACGACTGCTGCCGGATTTGAATTGGTGTGCTAACTGTATGGCGTATGCCACCCCGCAGTGCCCTGATATCCGGGATGATTTGCTGCAGATTGCCTCCATTGTCCTCGTCGAAAAGGGACCTGGGTTCAATTCGACACATCAGAGTGGGGCGAGTTTTGGCACCTTCATCCGCCCACAAATCTGTGGAATTTTGAAGAACGCAAAAGAGAAGGAACTCTTACACAGTAGGCGTGAACTGCCGCATGTTGATGCAGGGTGGAATTTGCACGGAGATGTGGATGCTGAAGCTGATCAGGATGTCGGATGGTTGCACGAGGTTTCAGACTTGAACTCCGAATTTGAGGATGAACTCGTGCAAGACATCAGTTTTCAGGAGACCTTACCGGAACTCCTACAAACGTTGACGGCGCGTGAACGCGACGTTTTCTCTTGCCTTCGTGAGAATCAGCAGAATCACGAAATTGCTGAGACGTTGAAACTTTCTGCAGCGCGCGTCAGCCAACTGGTGAAACGGGTAACGCTGAAACTGACACAGGCGGGACAAAGGCTCGGTCTCGCAGAATAACTATTTTTGGAGGCACTCTCTTGGACATAACTACATTTCAAAGGTAGCGGCGATTGTGGATACCAGTTTAATCTGGAACGCAATCGCCTTTTTTATTTTAAGGCGAGGATACAATCCTCGCCAGCAGCGAGCAGAGCACTACTCACATTTATGAAGGCGAGGATACAATCCTCGCCAGCAGCGGTGAGAGTGCTACTCACTGGGAATTTGAGTTTGACAGCCCTCCGACCTTTGTGATAAAATTCAATTCATCTTACAAAACAGGAGCAATCATGTCTATGTATGATGTTGGAATTATCGGTGGGGGACCAGGGGGGTACGTTGCAGCTATTAAAGCGGCGCAACTCGGTGGCAGTGTCTGCCTGATAGAAAAAGGGGAGTGGGGTGGGACCTGTCTGAATCGAGGGTGCATCCCAACAAAAACGCTTTTTGCGGTTGCCAACCTTGCGACACAGGTTCAGGAAGCATCTGCCTTCGGTATACATATCGGTGGTGAAGCAACAATTGACTACGCGCAGGTATTAGATCACAAAGCCTCTGTCATCAAGCAACTGACAGGAGGTATTGCGCAACTGCTGAAGGCAAACGGGGTTGATACCTTCAACGGAACAGCGACACTTACTGACAGAAACAGCATTGTCGTCAGCAAACCTGATGGGACAATCGAGCCATTGCACGCGAAAAATATTATTATTGCTACGGGTTCTGAACCCGCAGAACCACCCATCTTTGACATCGACGAGGAGCAGGTCTTGACGACGACAGGAATTCTCAACCTTACAGAACTTCCTGAGAGTCTTTTGATTGTTGGCGGTGGCGTTTCAGGTTGTGAGTTCGCTTCCATCTTTAGTGCTCTCGGATGTCAGGTGACCGTGCTGGAACTCCTCCCGACAATTTTGGCGACTGAAGACCTCCAGGTTATTCGTCATATCCAACTCTTTATGAAGCGAAAAGATATCACGATCCACACCGGTGCGAAACTTACCCATGTCAAAAAATCGGAAGCAGGTGTCACTGCAGTGCTTGAATCTGGCGAAGAACTTGCGGCAGAAAAGATGCTCGTCTCGATTGGGAGACGCTACAATACAGAAAACATAGGATTGGAAGCGGTTGGTGTCCATACCGCGGATGGAAAAATCGTTGTGGACGCACAGATGCAGACGAACCTTCCGGGTATTTACGCGGTTGGAGATGTCGCGAGTCGGTACTTGTTGGCACATGTCGCATCGACAGAGGGGAAGGTTGCAGCGCAGAACTGTCTTGGTGACCGCGTTGAGATGGATTATCAGGTTGTCCCGTGGTGTGTTTTTACCTTACCAGAAATTGGACATGTCGGTATGACGGAAAAAGAGGCAACAGATGAGGGTTATGAAGTAAAGGTAGGACGATTCCCATACGCTGCAAACGGGAAGGCATTGGGATTAGGTGAAACGGATGGGTTTGTTAAGACCGTTTCTGATGTTGAGAGTGGGGATATTCTGGGGGTTCATATCGTGGGTGCGCAGGCATCAACCCTTATTCATGAAGCAGCAGTCGCAGTGCGTTTAGGGGCTTCTGCTGAAGATATAGCACACACTGTTCACGCACACCCAACCCTCTCAGAAATGGTGATGGAGTCCGCTGAAGCAGCGTACGGTAGGGCAATTCACAGTTTGTAGAAGGGCGAGGTTACAAACCTCGCCAGCGGTGGTGAGGTGTTTTGTGTTTTCCAAAGTGCCCTCTTATGTTCGGGCTTTACCATATATTAGAAACGGACAGCCTCTTGAAGTTCACGATAACGGGATGAGATCTCGGAAAATTGCACATCTTTTTGTCGGTTGACGCTGAAATCTTCAATGTTAAAAGAGGCAACGACTGTCCCATACACCATCGCGCTGCGTATCGCTTTTTCAGACGTATCCCCAACAGAAGCGAGGTACCCCATCATCCCACCAGCGAAACTATCGCCTGCCCCCGTAGGATCCGTTACCTGTGTGAGTGGGTATGCCGGAGCAGAAAAAAAAGACGATTCTGTGACGCTGATTGCGCCATGCTCCCCTTTCTTAACGATAACCCGCTTTGGACCGTAGCGTAAAATTGCCTGTGCTGCTCGCATCAAATTGGAATCGCCAGTGAACAGGAGTGCTTCGCTATCGTTTAAGATGAGAATATCCACGTGTGCTAAGAGTGCTTCTAACGCCTCTCGCTCCTCGTTAATCCAAAAGTCCATCGTATCACAGACAATAAGTTTCGGATTCGTTGCTTGTTCAATGA
This region includes:
- the gltB gene encoding glutamate synthase large subunit; protein product: MYNDLREKDACGVGFVANRFGSRSHEIIKMATQAVTNLTHRGAVAADAKTGDGAGILTQIPEKIFQKALEKLGVHLNSINDMGVGMIFLPRHDKDAQDRGRAIVEKTLQHYGVPLLGWRSVPQDLSALGAKALETLPEIQQVLVGRPEQLTDDAFEQRLYLICKELEHRVAAAGLDEFHIASFSHRTVVYKGLLVAPQLDHFYPDLRDPDFQAALAVFHQRYSTNTSSTWMLAQPFHTLAHNGEINTLMGNRNWMRAREADLQSPLWNEHIQKLVPIINQHGSDSMSLDNVLELLTHSGRDILHAMMCLIPEAYEQIPDMPDVLKNCYEYLSCVSEPWDGPAAVAFTDGVIVGASLDRNGLRPARYKVTEDGTVVMGSEVGIIGLDDSGVVEKGRLGPGQMIAVDTAQGKLIKDSEIKHNVAKRKPYAEWVKKGIVTLPTEKTDSSVTIDTTPEQLATYQKAFGYMIEDVERFIKPMVTQAKEAVGSMGDDTPPAVISRNPRSLYNYFKQRFAQVTNPPIDSIRERLVMSLTTYLGRRYSLLTETPAHARLIRLSSPVLTNEDLQALRDLDIPDFQIATLSVCFPVASGKQGLGTALEELCQRASEAVDAGKTLLVLSDKDVGPDTAPIPMALAVGAVHHHLIREGKRMRASLIAETGDAREEHHFAVLLGYGAGAINPYLAFSTIAQLVEDGEFEEELTTPKAIETYKETVEKGILKIMAKMGISTVSSYRGAQIFEALGINATVIDKCFTGTTSRLSGIGFDEIAAETLHFHAKAFSGSDGDISLEEAGYFRFRRNGEFHAFNPAVFKSLHKFVKGGESEDYEKYVAAIEEGEPSSLRDLLAFKPSTPIPIEEVEPAEDIVRRFTTGSMSFGALSRETHETLAVAMNRLGAKSGSGEGGESSARFKPQPNGDLASSAIKQVASGRFGVTPTYLASAKELEIKMAQGSKPGEGGQIPGHKVTAEIASIRHSVPGVPLISPPPHHDIYSIEDLAQLIYDLKQANPRAKVAVKLVSEFLVGTIASGVAKGYADVIQVSGHEGGTGASPLSSIKNAGTPWELGIAETQRSLVENELRDRVVLRADGGMRSGRDIVIAAMLGAEEYGFGTIAMVATGCVMARQCHLNTCPVGVATQDPALRAKYPGTPEMVVNFMLGVANEVRAILANLGHRSLNDIIGRPELLQPVDLADYPKADTLDLSEILMPADPTGTQPRYHLQERNDRDGVSLDDQILEDAEEAIAQKTSIQLSYPIQNTHRTVGAKLSGEIAVCYGDAGLPDRTIQCNFKGSAGQSFGAFCISGVQLVLMGEANDYVGKGLAGGELIIKPASTAPFETYENTIIGNTVLYGATDGALYAAGRAGERFCVRNSGATAVVEGVGDHGCEYMTAGTVVILGETGRNFGAGMTGGTAYVLDKEEQFEKKYNSDWVKLEKVTGETDIKNLLALIQNHATYTGSEHAEDILTNWEDFLPHFWKVVTPPPPPLPAPVKLKRRAASRRARKR
- a CDS encoding STAS domain-containing protein, with translation MKTMMRLKDGIPILEPHGKIVGPAVSELREKLALELLDASHTPCFLINFEHVHKIDSSGLGMLVNVHVIAAQMKSRIGIINVGRHIKSFLVLSRLMNIFEHFESEDAAISALTSD
- a CDS encoding sigma-70 family RNA polymerase sigma factor, which produces MKLRCQLKGIKCPRYKHHGVFHPDDETVKRLLPDLNWCANCMAYATPQCPDIRDDLLQIASIVLVEKGPGFNSTHQSGASFGTFIRPQICGILKNAKEKELLHSRRELPHVDAGWNLHGDVDAEADQDVGWLHEVSDLNSEFEDELVQDISFQETLPELLQTLTARERDVFSCLRENQQNHEIAETLKLSAARVSQLVKRVTLKLTQAGQRLGLAE
- the lpdA gene encoding dihydrolipoyl dehydrogenase, encoding MSMYDVGIIGGGPGGYVAAIKAAQLGGSVCLIEKGEWGGTCLNRGCIPTKTLFAVANLATQVQEASAFGIHIGGEATIDYAQVLDHKASVIKQLTGGIAQLLKANGVDTFNGTATLTDRNSIVVSKPDGTIEPLHAKNIIIATGSEPAEPPIFDIDEEQVLTTTGILNLTELPESLLIVGGGVSGCEFASIFSALGCQVTVLELLPTILATEDLQVIRHIQLFMKRKDITIHTGAKLTHVKKSEAGVTAVLESGEELAAEKMLVSIGRRYNTENIGLEAVGVHTADGKIVVDAQMQTNLPGIYAVGDVASRYLLAHVASTEGKVAAQNCLGDRVEMDYQVVPWCVFTLPEIGHVGMTEKEATDEGYEVKVGRFPYAANGKALGLGETDGFVKTVSDVESGDILGVHIVGAQASTLIHEAAVAVRLGASAEDIAHTVHAHPTLSEMVMESAEAAYGRAIHSL
- a CDS encoding PfkB family carbohydrate kinase gives rise to the protein MGVLVVGTVTLDTVETPSKRVEDVLGGSGMYAAVAASFFKGPVQLVGVIGADFPDTYTDFLETQGIDLQGLERVDNGKSFRWGGRYTEDFNVRDTLFTELNVVADFQPVLPKVYKDAPYLFLANSSPVLHLSIIEQATNPKLIVCDTMDFWINEEREALEALLAHVDILILNDSEALLFTGDSNLMRAAQAILRYGPKRVIVKKGEHGAISVTESSFFSAPAYPLTQVTDPTGAGDSFAGGMMGYLASVGDTSEKAIRSAMVYGTVVASFNIEDFSVNRQKDVQFSEISSRYRELQEAVRF